From the genome of Halorussus caseinilyticus, one region includes:
- a CDS encoding Cdc6/Cdc18 family protein → MTDENTQPTDDAVDVSPDRSFDNVDLDDVVFDDEGDDQGLFDDLLSGEPIFENKEVLRPSYTPHELPHRKDQINNMATILVAALRGETPSNILIYGKTGTGKTASAKFVSKELESTSQKYDVPCNVEYINCEVTDTQYRVLAQLANKFIENNQAFVEDRIAELQTLREEATADPARLGDTGFDSPDAVDARIEDLQDDREEMESVPMTGWPTDRVYNTFFEAVDYEERVVVIMLDEIDKLVEKSGDDTLYNLSRMNSELENSRVSIIGISNDLKFTDFLDPRVKSSLGEEEIVFPPYDANQLRDILQHRAEVAFKADALSDDVIPLCAAFAAQEHGDARRALDLLRTAGELAERDQAEGVNEKHVRKAQEKIELDRVVEVVRTLPTQSKLVLFSIISLEKNGVHNVNTGEVYNIYKRLCEEIDADVLTQRRVTDLISELDMLGIVNAVVVSKGRYGRTKEISLSVPIDETEAVLMSDSRLGDIESVQPFVQARFDN, encoded by the coding sequence ATGACAGACGAAAACACCCAACCGACGGACGACGCGGTCGATGTCAGCCCCGACCGTAGCTTCGACAACGTCGATTTGGACGACGTGGTCTTCGACGACGAGGGCGACGACCAAGGGCTATTCGACGACCTGCTGTCCGGCGAACCGATATTCGAGAACAAGGAGGTCCTGCGGCCGTCGTACACGCCACACGAACTCCCACACCGGAAGGACCAAATCAACAACATGGCGACGATTCTGGTCGCCGCGCTTCGGGGCGAGACGCCCTCGAACATCCTCATCTACGGCAAGACCGGGACTGGCAAGACTGCCAGCGCGAAGTTCGTCAGCAAAGAACTCGAAAGCACGTCCCAGAAGTACGACGTTCCCTGCAACGTTGAGTACATCAACTGCGAGGTCACCGACACGCAGTACCGCGTCCTCGCGCAACTCGCCAACAAGTTCATCGAGAACAACCAAGCGTTCGTCGAGGACCGCATCGCGGAACTCCAGACGCTCCGCGAGGAAGCGACCGCCGACCCTGCCAGACTCGGAGACACCGGGTTCGACTCCCCGGATGCTGTCGATGCGCGCATCGAGGACTTGCAGGACGACCGCGAAGAGATGGAGTCGGTCCCCATGACGGGGTGGCCGACCGACCGCGTGTACAACACGTTCTTCGAGGCCGTAGACTACGAGGAGCGGGTGGTCGTCATCATGCTGGACGAAATCGACAAACTGGTCGAGAAGTCGGGCGACGACACCCTCTACAACCTCTCGCGGATGAACTCCGAGTTGGAGAACTCGCGGGTCTCCATCATCGGCATCAGCAACGACCTGAAGTTCACCGACTTCCTCGACCCGCGCGTGAAGTCCTCGCTCGGGGAAGAGGAAATCGTCTTCCCGCCGTACGACGCCAACCAGTTGCGGGACATCCTCCAGCACCGCGCGGAAGTCGCGTTCAAGGCCGACGCGCTCAGCGACGATGTGATTCCGCTCTGCGCCGCGTTCGCCGCCCAAGAACACGGCGACGCCCGGCGCGCGCTAGACCTGCTTCGGACCGCGGGCGAACTCGCCGAACGCGACCAAGCCGAGGGCGTCAACGAGAAGCACGTCCGGAAGGCCCAAGAGAAGATAGAACTCGACCGCGTGGTCGAAGTCGTCCGCACCCTCCCCACCCAGTCGAAACTCGTTCTCTTCTCCATCATCTCGCTGGAGAAGAACGGCGTCCACAACGTCAACACCGGCGAGGTGTACAACATCTACAAGCGCCTCTGCGAGGAGATAGACGCCGACGTACTCACCCAGCGCCGCGTGACCGACCTCATCAGCGAACTCGACATGCTCGGCATCGTCAACGCGGTGGTCGTCAGCAAGGGTCGCTACGGCCGGACGAAGGAAATCAGCCTCTCGGTGCCGATAGACGAGACGGAGGCGGTCCTGATGTCCGACTCCCGACTCGGCGACATAGAGAGCGTCCAACCGTTCGTTCAGGCGCGATTCGACAACTGA
- a CDS encoding S26 family signal peptidase — MNSSRDGPPSDEDRTTSPVAPSDGQSDDAAADGSVRSGSERATRRTRPDGGEREEGTGPRALVRRFRNSDNGAVVFVREMLSSAGIVIAIGLLLFAVSGVWPPMVAIESGSMEPHMQKGDLVFIMEEGRLAPAAAHANTGVVTYRGGEEKGYKSFNNYGDVIIYQPDGREYETPIIHRARFWVEEGENWYDEADKQYISADSCEELTNCPAPNSGFITKGDANSFYDQASWGGGALSDPVRPSWVRGTAEVRVPWLGWVRLQFSGAA; from the coding sequence ATGAATTCTTCCCGAGACGGTCCCCCGTCGGACGAGGACCGGACCACTAGTCCGGTCGCTCCGTCCGACGGGCAGTCTGACGACGCGGCCGCGGACGGGTCTGTGCGCTCCGGGAGCGAGCGCGCGACCCGCCGGACGCGACCCGACGGCGGCGAACGCGAGGAGGGAACGGGTCCCCGCGCACTCGTCCGCCGGTTCCGCAACAGCGACAACGGGGCGGTCGTGTTCGTCCGCGAGATGTTGAGCAGTGCGGGTATCGTCATCGCTATCGGTCTCCTTCTGTTCGCCGTCAGCGGCGTCTGGCCCCCGATGGTCGCCATCGAGAGCGGGAGCATGGAACCCCACATGCAGAAAGGCGACCTCGTGTTCATCATGGAGGAAGGTCGTCTCGCGCCCGCGGCCGCTCACGCGAACACCGGAGTCGTCACGTATCGGGGCGGCGAGGAGAAAGGGTACAAGTCCTTCAACAACTACGGCGACGTAATCATCTACCAACCCGACGGGAGAGAATACGAGACACCCATCATCCACCGCGCCAGATTCTGGGTCGAGGAGGGCGAGAACTGGTACGACGAGGCCGACAAGCAGTACATCTCCGCCGACAGTTGCGAGGAGTTGACGAACTGCCCGGCCCCGAACTCCGGGTTCATCACGAAAGGTGACGCAAACAGCTTCTACGACCAAGCGTCGTGGGGCGGCGGCGCGCTCAGCGACCCCGTGAGGCCGAGTTGGGTCCGGGGCACCGCCGAGGTCCGCGTCCCGTGGCTCGGGTGGGTTCGCCTCCAGTTCTCCGGCGCGGCGTAG
- a CDS encoding DNA-directed DNA polymerase II small subunit has translation MPLETPARIVSELTSRGYNADREAVTLLAGADDPRAALDVAVERAPDDALKLSADHVERVLTERSADGDTSVSTGSESGNNPQVKARPPTETEGMSVEGTNDEGVGDGGVGDERDEDSEGVGEDVIDVSRPDESVRDPNFDARSLDVSGDITGESTGTGEYEDFVSVFRDRFERLSKQLRSRVNARPTSAVQAMPGGGETAIVGMISDIRSTASGHWLIELEDTSGTYPCLVMKDREFADLVDELLFDEVIAVEGTLSDDNGDGDGILFVDSLYFPDVPRTYKPSTADRHVQAALISDVHVGSQEFMADAWSRFADWLYTEEAERVEYLLVAGDMVEGVGVYPDQDEELDIVDIYDQYEQFSEYLKEVPGDLEIIMIPGNHDAVRLAEPQPGFDEELRDIMSVHDARISGNPSTVTVEGVDVLMYHGVSLDEVIAELPDEKANYDEPHKAMYQLLKKRHVAPQFGGKTRLAPEEKDYLVMDDVPDVFHTGHVHKLGWGKYHNVLAVNSGCWQEQTAFQKSVNIDPDAGFAPILDLDTLDMTVRQFS, from the coding sequence GTGCCGCTGGAGACCCCCGCTCGTATAGTTAGCGAACTCACCAGTCGGGGCTACAACGCAGACCGGGAAGCGGTGACGCTCCTCGCGGGGGCCGACGACCCGCGCGCCGCCCTCGACGTGGCCGTCGAACGCGCGCCCGACGACGCGCTGAAACTCTCGGCGGACCACGTCGAGCGCGTCCTCACGGAGCGTTCGGCCGACGGCGACACCTCAGTTTCGACTGGAAGCGAAAGCGGAAATAACCCGCAGGTGAAAGCGAGGCCTCCAACCGAAACGGAGGGGATGAGTGTCGAGGGGACGAACGACGAGGGAGTGGGCGACGGGGGAGTAGGCGACGAGAGAGACGAGGATTCGGAAGGCGTCGGCGAGGACGTTATCGACGTGTCCCGTCCCGACGAGTCGGTCCGGGACCCGAATTTCGACGCCCGGTCGCTCGACGTGTCGGGCGACATCACCGGCGAGAGTACCGGAACCGGCGAGTACGAGGATTTCGTCTCCGTGTTTCGGGACCGGTTCGAACGCCTCTCCAAGCAGTTGCGCTCGCGGGTCAATGCCCGCCCGACCTCCGCGGTGCAGGCGATGCCCGGTGGCGGCGAAACCGCCATCGTCGGGATGATAAGCGACATTCGCTCGACCGCCAGCGGGCACTGGCTCATCGAGTTGGAAGACACGAGCGGAACCTACCCCTGCCTCGTGATGAAAGACCGCGAGTTCGCGGACCTCGTGGACGAACTCCTCTTCGACGAGGTAATCGCCGTGGAGGGCACCCTCTCGGACGACAACGGCGACGGCGACGGCATCCTGTTCGTGGACTCGCTTTACTTCCCGGACGTGCCCCGGACCTACAAGCCCTCGACGGCCGACCGGCACGTGCAGGCCGCCCTCATCAGCGACGTTCACGTCGGTAGTCAGGAGTTCATGGCCGACGCGTGGTCGCGGTTCGCCGACTGGCTTTACACCGAGGAGGCCGAACGCGTCGAGTACCTCCTCGTCGCGGGCGACATGGTGGAGGGCGTCGGCGTCTACCCCGACCAAGACGAGGAACTCGACATCGTGGACATCTACGACCAGTACGAGCAGTTCTCGGAGTATCTGAAGGAAGTGCCCGGCGACCTCGAAATCATCATGATTCCGGGCAACCACGATGCGGTGCGCCTCGCCGAACCCCAACCGGGATTCGACGAGGAGTTGCGCGACATCATGTCGGTCCACGACGCCCGCATCTCGGGCAACCCCTCGACGGTCACCGTCGAGGGCGTGGACGTGTTGATGTACCACGGGGTCTCGTTGGACGAGGTTATCGCGGAACTCCCCGACGAGAAGGCCAACTACGACGAACCCCACAAGGCGATGTATCAACTCCTGAAGAAGCGCCACGTCGCGCCGCAGTTCGGCGGCAAGACCCGACTCGCGCCCGAGGAGAAAGATTACCTCGTGATGGACGACGTGCCGGACGTGTTCCACACTGGCCACGTCCACAAACTCGGGTGGGGCAAGTACCACAACGTTCTGGCGGTCAACTCCGGGTGCTGGCAGGAACAGACCGCCTTCCAGAAGTCGGTGAACATCGACCCCGACGCCGGGTTCGCGCCCATCTTAGACCTCGACACTCTCGACATGACCGTCCGGCAGTTCAGCTAA
- a CDS encoding ATPase domain-containing protein, with product MTDTDGAEPDDPDARTDTDSSDTDAPSLGASVSDESNRCDFCRLPCPTDPVTLERESSVYEFCTEACRDAMVESDRVFTEYHGFRRIRTGVSGLDKFLPQGFPRNSFVLLANDEGSRDDALRAELVWRALERDEPAAVVTFTEPAISVVEGFLSLDWNVLPYLESGQLHIVDCFTYRMDDRDRERMFERMDEWNRHIYGITERVTRTVRDPTDVIELHNKLDNCLEGLEMSDCGVVVIDSLTEFGTLVQPVQAYNFVKDVRADVCKGRFVPVFAGATFTSEEDTFPHDLGYAVDGIVDMQVNGSIVEDTLIKRIRIRKMNGVLAIPEWVAYEFTGGDGLVTFDPMAEIDETYEDGDERDGGDEHRRNRLDRPRDNSNPEDPEFVETGRR from the coding sequence ATGACTGACACGGACGGCGCGGAACCGGACGACCCCGACGCTCGGACCGACACCGATTCGTCCGACACCGACGCGCCCAGTTTGGGCGCGTCGGTGTCGGACGAATCGAACCGCTGTGACTTCTGTCGCCTCCCGTGCCCGACCGACCCGGTGACGCTCGAACGCGAGTCGTCGGTCTACGAGTTCTGTACCGAGGCGTGCCGGGACGCGATGGTCGAGAGCGACCGGGTGTTCACAGAGTACCACGGCTTTCGCCGCATTCGAACCGGCGTCTCTGGCTTGGACAAGTTCCTCCCGCAGGGGTTCCCTCGAAACTCGTTCGTCCTGCTGGCGAACGACGAGGGGTCGCGCGACGACGCGCTCCGGGCCGAACTCGTCTGGCGGGCGCTCGAACGCGACGAACCCGCCGCAGTCGTCACCTTCACCGAACCCGCCATCTCGGTCGTCGAGGGGTTCCTCTCGCTCGACTGGAACGTCCTGCCGTATCTGGAGTCGGGCCAACTCCACATCGTGGACTGTTTCACCTACCGGATGGACGACCGGGACCGCGAGCGCATGTTCGAGCGGATGGACGAGTGGAACCGCCACATCTACGGCATCACCGAGCGAGTGACCCGGACCGTTCGGGACCCGACCGACGTTATCGAACTCCACAACAAACTCGACAACTGCCTCGAGGGACTGGAGATGAGCGACTGCGGGGTGGTCGTCATCGACTCGCTGACCGAGTTCGGCACGCTCGTCCAACCCGTGCAGGCGTACAACTTCGTCAAAGACGTTCGCGCCGACGTGTGTAAGGGCCGGTTCGTCCCGGTCTTCGCGGGCGCGACGTTCACGAGCGAGGAGGACACCTTTCCCCACGACCTCGGCTACGCCGTAGACGGCATCGTGGACATGCAGGTCAACGGCTCTATCGTGGAGGACACGCTCATCAAGCGCATCCGCATCCGGAAGATGAACGGCGTGTTGGCGATTCCCGAGTGGGTGGCCTACGAGTTTACCGGGGGCGACGGACTCGTCACCTTCGACCCGATGGCCGAGATAGACGAGACGTACGAGGACGGCGACGAACGCGACGGCGGCGACGAACACAGACGAAACAGACTCGACCGACCCCGAGACAACTCTAACCCGGAGGACCCGGAGTTCGTGGAGACTGGTCGCCGGTAG
- a CDS encoding aspartate kinase: MRVVAKFGGTSLGSGDRINRAADSVAGAVAEGHEIAVVASAMGNTTDELLDDIEFETDEADRAEIVSMGERTSVRMLKAALAARGVEAVFVEPGSDRWPVFTDEHGELDAERTKEAAAELAAELDGVVPVITGFLAEDPEGNVTTLGRGGSDTTAVMLGNYMAADEVVIVTDVEGVMTGDPSVVEGARNVGEISVDELRNLSFRGAEVVAPSALSYKDENLSVRVVHYQHGDLLAGGTDVVGEFENLIDMREEPLACLTVAGRAIRNRPGILQELSTALGDSDINVDAVASGMDSITFYVDETVAERAENILHREVIEVDSLSSVTVEDDVAAIRVMGGKLPNQPGVIRNLVNPIAEEHINIHDLITSATSVAVFVDWSDREATLEIIQNQL; the protein is encoded by the coding sequence ATGCGAGTAGTAGCGAAGTTCGGCGGAACGAGTCTCGGAAGCGGCGACCGAATCAACCGGGCCGCGGACTCGGTGGCCGGTGCAGTCGCCGAAGGCCACGAAATCGCGGTGGTCGCCAGCGCGATGGGCAACACCACCGACGAACTCTTGGACGACATCGAGTTCGAGACCGACGAGGCCGACCGAGCCGAAATCGTCAGCATGGGCGAGCGGACCAGCGTCCGGATGCTGAAAGCCGCCTTAGCCGCCCGCGGGGTCGAAGCGGTCTTCGTGGAACCGGGAAGCGACCGCTGGCCGGTCTTCACCGACGAACACGGCGAACTCGACGCCGAGAGGACCAAAGAGGCCGCCGCGGAACTCGCCGCGGAACTCGACGGCGTGGTCCCGGTCATCACCGGATTCCTCGCGGAAGACCCCGAGGGCAACGTGACGACGCTCGGACGCGGCGGGTCCGACACCACTGCGGTCATGCTCGGTAACTACATGGCCGCCGACGAGGTGGTCATCGTGACCGACGTGGAGGGCGTGATGACCGGCGACCCCAGCGTCGTGGAAGGCGCGCGCAACGTCGGCGAAATCTCGGTGGACGAACTCCGCAACCTCTCGTTTCGCGGCGCGGAGGTCGTCGCTCCCAGCGCACTCTCGTACAAGGACGAAAACCTCAGCGTCCGCGTGGTCCACTACCAGCACGGCGACCTGTTGGCGGGCGGTACCGATGTCGTCGGCGAGTTCGAGAACCTCATCGACATGCGCGAGGAACCGCTGGCCTGCCTCACCGTCGCGGGGCGGGCCATCCGAAACCGACCGGGAATCCTCCAAGAACTCTCGACCGCGCTCGGCGACAGCGACATCAACGTCGATGCGGTCGCAAGCGGGATGGACTCGATTACCTTCTACGTGGACGAGACGGTGGCCGAACGCGCCGAGAACATCCTCCACCGCGAGGTCATCGAAGTCGATTCGCTGTCGAGCGTCACCGTCGAGGACGACGTGGCCGCCATCCGCGTGATGGGCGGGAAACTCCCGAACCAACCGGGCGTCATCCGGAACCTCGTCAATCCGATTGCGGAGGAACACATCAACATCCACGACCTCATCACCAGCGCGACGAGTGTCGCGGTGTTCGTGGACTGGTCGGACCGCGAAGCGACGCTGGAGATTATCCAGAACCAACTCTAG
- a CDS encoding phenylalanine--tRNA ligase subunit alpha — MKLPESQVAVLQAASANDARSIERLADETDQKPETVTGAAFELESAGLVAVEESTDETVELTDEGREYVEDALPEVRLYETALEAGADEEPAQMGRVIGQSGLEGPQVDIALSNYARKGYGTIESGEITADPDADPESDAEASALAALDGGEPVEDESVLDQLESRGLVSIAESTVRSVTLTDEGVTALMEGVETAETVGQLTPEMLTSGQWRDVEFAEYNVEADAEEVTGGKTHILRQTANRVKDTLVGMGFEEMEGPHADADFWINDALFMPQDHPARTHWDRFALSNPTEIGDLPEDLVERVENAHHEGVGEDGEGYHSPWSEDFARAIALRGHTTSLSMRYLSGHEIGDLEPPQRFFSVEKVYRNDTLDPTHLLEFFQIEGWVMAEDLSVRDLMGTFEEFYEQFGITDLRYKPHYNPYTEPSFELFGEHPTTGELVEVGNSGMFREEVLRPLGVDCDVMAWGLSLERLLMLMYGFEDIRDIHGTLCDLELLRETEVLH, encoded by the coding sequence ATGAAACTACCCGAATCACAGGTCGCGGTACTGCAAGCCGCGAGCGCGAACGACGCACGGAGTATCGAACGACTGGCAGACGAAACCGACCAGAAGCCCGAGACGGTGACGGGCGCGGCCTTCGAGTTGGAGTCGGCGGGTCTGGTCGCAGTCGAAGAGTCCACCGACGAGACGGTCGAACTCACCGACGAGGGCCGCGAGTACGTCGAAGACGCCCTGCCCGAGGTCCGACTCTACGAGACCGCACTCGAAGCGGGTGCCGACGAGGAACCCGCCCAGATGGGCCGCGTCATCGGCCAGTCCGGTCTCGAAGGCCCGCAGGTGGACATCGCCCTGTCGAACTACGCCCGGAAGGGCTACGGCACCATAGAGAGCGGCGAGATTACCGCCGACCCGGACGCCGACCCCGAGAGCGACGCCGAGGCGAGCGCACTCGCGGCGCTCGACGGGGGCGAGCCGGTCGAAGACGAGTCGGTCCTCGACCAGTTGGAGAGCAGGGGTCTCGTGTCGATTGCCGAGTCCACGGTGCGCTCGGTGACGCTGACCGACGAGGGCGTGACCGCGCTGATGGAGGGCGTCGAGACGGCCGAGACTGTCGGTCAACTCACTCCCGAGATGCTGACCTCCGGCCAGTGGCGCGACGTGGAGTTCGCCGAGTACAACGTCGAGGCCGACGCCGAGGAGGTCACGGGCGGCAAGACCCACATCCTGCGCCAGACCGCCAACCGCGTCAAAGACACGCTGGTCGGCATGGGCTTCGAGGAGATGGAAGGCCCGCACGCCGACGCGGACTTCTGGATAAACGACGCGCTGTTCATGCCCCAAGACCACCCGGCGCGGACCCACTGGGACCGGTTCGCCCTCTCGAACCCGACCGAAATCGGCGACCTGCCCGAAGACCTCGTAGAGCGAGTCGAGAACGCCCACCACGAGGGCGTCGGCGAAGACGGCGAGGGCTACCACTCGCCGTGGTCCGAGGACTTCGCGCGGGCCATCGCGCTCCGGGGCCACACCACCTCGCTGTCGATGCGCTACCTCTCGGGCCACGAAATCGGCGACTTGGAGCCGCCACAGCGGTTCTTCAGCGTCGAGAAAGTGTATCGGAACGACACGCTCGACCCGACCCACCTGCTGGAGTTCTTCCAAATCGAGGGGTGGGTGATGGCCGAGGACCTGTCGGTCCGGGACCTGATGGGGACCTTCGAGGAGTTCTACGAGCAGTTCGGCATCACTGACCTGCGGTACAAGCCCCACTACAACCCCTACACGGAGCCGAGTTTCGAGCTGTTCGGCGAACACCCCACCACGGGCGAGTTGGTCGAAGTGGGCAACAGCGGGATGTTCCGCGAGGAAGTCCTCCGACCGCTCGGCGTCGATTGCGACGTGATGGCGTGGGGACTCTCGCTCGAACGCCTGCTGATGCTGATGTACGGTTTCGAGGACATCCGGGACATCCACGGGACGCTGTGTGACCTCGAACTGCTCCGCGAGACGGAGGTGCTGCACTGA
- the pheT gene encoding phenylalanine--tRNA ligase subunit beta — MPVVDINPDELRELTGHDEKSDDELVDDLFALGLEFEGRTEDDDLQLEFAPDRLDRLSVEGVARSLRYQYGDDRGIYVPGTNDADWTIEVDESVPDERPYVTGAVIRDVSLDDEALNSLIQLQEKLHATMGRKRAKGAIGIHDLTMLKGEALTEEESEVGKSITYRGIDPDGDRFVPLDADAEMTPEEVLRSHPTGETYADLVSEYDRYPAIYDDIGLFSFPPVINGRRTEVSTDSRDLFVELTGTDQWTIDHMCNIICYALDARGAKVEEVEVRYPDRTLVRPDFEVREKTVTHEDVESMLGIDLSAERVLDLLERSGLDAEVEEVGDDELAYEVEVPPYRVDVLHPLDIVDDVGRAYGFNDLEPRYPDVGTVGGRHARSKLEDAAREVLVGLGFEDLLNFHMISEEENFDRMSVAPDDDAFGADEPATILEPYSEDYTMLRTWALPSLLMVLENNTHRAYPQDLAEVGFSARVDDGQNTGLAERRTVAGVLARHDASYEDAKARLQAIARNFDAELETPATDHPTFIDGRAASVVIDGESVGVVGEVHPEVLVEHDLELPVAAFEFRLDALE, encoded by the coding sequence ATGCCTGTCGTAGACATAAACCCCGACGAACTCCGCGAGTTGACCGGCCACGACGAGAAGTCCGACGACGAACTCGTAGACGACCTGTTCGCGCTCGGTCTCGAATTCGAGGGTCGAACGGAGGACGACGACCTCCAGTTGGAGTTCGCGCCCGACCGACTCGACCGACTCTCGGTCGAAGGGGTCGCGCGCTCGCTTCGCTACCAGTACGGCGACGACCGGGGAATCTACGTCCCCGGCACCAACGACGCCGACTGGACCATCGAAGTCGATGAGTCGGTCCCCGACGAGCGACCCTACGTCACGGGCGCGGTGATTCGGGACGTGAGCCTCGACGACGAGGCGTTGAACTCGCTCATCCAGTTGCAGGAGAAACTCCACGCGACGATGGGCCGCAAGCGCGCGAAGGGCGCAATCGGCATCCACGACCTGACGATGCTGAAAGGCGAGGCGCTCACCGAAGAGGAGTCGGAAGTGGGCAAGTCCATCACCTACCGGGGAATCGACCCCGACGGCGACCGGTTCGTCCCCCTCGACGCGGACGCCGAGATGACGCCCGAGGAAGTCCTTCGCTCGCATCCGACCGGCGAGACTTACGCCGACCTCGTGTCGGAGTACGACCGCTACCCCGCCATCTACGACGACATCGGTCTGTTCTCGTTCCCGCCGGTCATCAACGGCCGCCGGACCGAGGTTTCGACCGACTCGCGGGACCTGTTCGTGGAACTGACCGGCACCGACCAGTGGACCATCGACCACATGTGCAACATCATCTGCTACGCGCTGGACGCCCGCGGCGCGAAGGTCGAGGAGGTCGAAGTCCGCTATCCCGACCGGACGCTCGTCCGTCCCGACTTCGAGGTCCGCGAGAAGACGGTGACCCACGAGGACGTAGAGAGCATGCTCGGCATCGACCTGAGCGCAGAGCGCGTGCTGGACCTGCTCGAACGCTCGGGTCTCGACGCCGAAGTCGAGGAAGTCGGCGACGACGAACTCGCCTACGAAGTCGAAGTGCCGCCCTACCGGGTGGACGTGCTTCACCCCCTCGACATCGTGGACGACGTGGGTCGGGCCTACGGCTTCAACGACCTCGAACCGCGCTACCCCGACGTGGGGACGGTCGGCGGCCGACACGCTCGGTCGAAGTTGGAGGACGCCGCCCGTGAGGTGCTGGTGGGTCTCGGCTTCGAGGACCTGCTCAACTTCCACATGATTAGCGAGGAAGAGAACTTCGACCGGATGAGCGTCGCTCCGGACGACGACGCCTTCGGCGCGGACGAACCCGCGACTATCCTCGAACCCTACAGCGAGGACTACACCATGCTCCGGACGTGGGCGCTCCCCTCGTTGCTGATGGTGCTGGAGAACAACACCCACCGGGCCTACCCGCAGGACCTCGCGGAAGTCGGATTCTCGGCCCGCGTGGACGACGGCCAGAACACCGGACTCGCCGAGCGCCGGACGGTCGCTGGCGTCCTCGCGCGCCACGACGCCTCCTACGAGGACGCGAAGGCCCGACTACAGGCCATCGCGCGCAACTTCGACGCGGAACTCGAAACGCCCGCGACCGACCACCCGACGTTCATCGACGGCCGCGCGGCATCGGTCGTCATCGACGGCGAGTCGGTCGGCGTCGTCGGCGAGGTTCACCCCGAGGTGCTGGTCGAACACGACTTGGAGTTGCCGGTGGCGGCGTTCGAGTTCCGACTCGACGCGCTGGAATAG
- a CDS encoding quinone-dependent dihydroorotate dehydrogenase — MNVYQLVKPLLFGLPAETAHDAVHAGMRVAQGTPIADALRKRYTIADDRLRVEAFGNEFPNPVGVAAGFDKNAQVPSLLASLGFGHVEVGGVTADPQSGNARPRMFRLREDEGIVNRMGLNNHGADVVGKRLAAADVDVPVGVNLAKTEHVAIDDAPEDYRYTYQRVADGGPASESSGTSPDGRSSGGGDFFVVNVSCPNSEGFRDLQNRDSMEAILTTLQDAGASPLLVKLSPDLPDSAVEDALDLVNELGLDGVIATNTTTDRPATLRSHNRAEEGGLSGKPIEPRATRMVRFVAERVDVPVVGVGGVFTAEDAYRKLRAGAHVVQLYTGLVYRGPSIARDINRGLLDLLDRDGFDSVEDAIGADLE, encoded by the coding sequence ATGAACGTCTACCAGTTGGTGAAACCACTGCTCTTCGGACTTCCCGCGGAGACGGCACACGACGCCGTACACGCGGGGATGCGCGTCGCGCAGGGAACGCCGATAGCGGACGCGCTCCGAAAGCGATACACCATCGCCGACGACCGTCTCCGCGTCGAAGCCTTCGGCAACGAGTTTCCGAATCCGGTCGGCGTGGCCGCAGGATTCGACAAGAACGCACAGGTACCCTCCCTGCTGGCCAGTCTCGGGTTCGGCCACGTCGAAGTCGGCGGCGTCACCGCCGACCCCCAGTCGGGGAACGCTCGCCCGCGGATGTTCCGCCTGCGCGAGGACGAGGGCATCGTCAACCGGATGGGGTTGAACAACCACGGCGCGGACGTGGTAGGCAAGCGCCTCGCCGCCGCGGACGTGGACGTGCCGGTCGGCGTCAACCTCGCCAAGACCGAACACGTCGCTATCGACGACGCGCCCGAAGACTACCGCTACACCTATCAACGAGTCGCCGACGGTGGTCCCGCGAGCGAGTCGAGTGGGACCTCGCCGGACGGACGGTCGTCCGGCGGCGGGGACTTCTTCGTCGTCAACGTCTCGTGCCCCAACTCGGAGGGGTTCCGCGACTTGCAGAACCGCGATTCGATGGAAGCCATCCTCACGACGCTACAGGACGCGGGCGCGAGTCCGCTTCTCGTCAAACTCTCGCCCGACCTGCCGGACTCGGCAGTCGAGGACGCCCTCGACCTCGTGAACGAACTCGGTCTCGATGGCGTCATCGCCACGAACACGACGACCGACCGCCCCGCGACGCTCCGAAGCCACAACCGCGCCGAGGAGGGCGGACTCTCCGGCAAGCCAATCGAACCGCGCGCGACCCGGATGGTCAGATTCGTCGCCGAGCGCGTAGACGTTCCGGTCGTCGGCGTCGGCGGCGTCTTCACCGCCGAGGACGCCTACAGGAAGCTTCGTGCGGGCGCGCACGTGGTCCAACTCTACACCGGACTGGTCTACCGCGGTCCCTCTATCGCCCGCGACATCAACCGGGGTCTGCTCGACCTGCTAGACCGCGACGGCTTCGACTCGGTGGAAGACGCAATCGGCGCGGACTTGGAGTGA